A single genomic interval of Streptosporangium album harbors:
- a CDS encoding sugar ABC transporter substrate-binding protein, producing MRVRVAVAAVAVAVLASAVTACSGQTPAAAAPGAITATSALAKGSGRLVVWADPNRTRALRPFADKFGTEHGVTVEVKEISDNNQQTFITASQQGSGPDVMIGAHDWIGNLVQNGDIDPVHLTAEQKASFSEIALKAVTFDGQVYGVPYTVENIALIRNTKLAPNAPASIEELVKTGRKLKDDGKVKEILCLPVTQFGDAVHIYPIFASGGGALFGTTASGDPGPKQVLVDSKGSVAAFGKLRDLGEKGDGALKTSLTNENSISTFAAGRCAFLVSGPWAMTDVKKSGLSYDITAVPGFEGGKPATPFVGVHAFYVASKGKNKALAQEFVTNYVTNPDVATALYEADPRPPALTAVLDTVKATDPDAAKFMDAGRKGLPMPAIPEMSAIWMTFGIAESTVIKGGDPAKAAASVQKAIDNLLKN from the coding sequence ATGCGCGTCCGTGTTGCGGTGGCCGCCGTCGCGGTGGCGGTGCTGGCCTCTGCCGTCACGGCCTGTAGCGGCCAGACGCCTGCCGCGGCAGCCCCCGGCGCGATAACGGCTACCTCAGCCCTCGCGAAGGGCAGCGGCAGGCTTGTCGTCTGGGCTGACCCCAACAGGACCAGGGCCCTCAGGCCTTTCGCCGACAAGTTCGGCACCGAGCACGGTGTCACCGTCGAGGTGAAGGAGATCAGCGACAACAACCAGCAGACTTTCATCACCGCCTCGCAGCAGGGCAGCGGCCCCGACGTGATGATCGGCGCGCACGACTGGATCGGCAACCTGGTCCAGAACGGCGACATCGACCCGGTGCACCTGACAGCCGAGCAGAAGGCCTCGTTCTCCGAGATCGCGCTGAAGGCGGTCACCTTCGACGGCCAGGTGTACGGCGTGCCGTACACCGTGGAGAACATCGCGCTGATCCGTAACACCAAACTGGCGCCCAACGCCCCGGCCTCCATCGAAGAACTGGTCAAGACCGGCAGGAAGCTGAAGGACGACGGCAAGGTCAAGGAGATCCTCTGCCTGCCGGTCACCCAGTTCGGTGATGCCGTCCACATCTACCCGATCTTCGCCTCGGGCGGCGGCGCCCTGTTCGGCACCACCGCCTCCGGTGACCCCGGCCCCAAACAGGTCCTGGTGGACTCCAAGGGATCGGTTGCGGCGTTCGGCAAGCTGAGGGACCTCGGGGAGAAGGGCGACGGCGCGCTGAAGACCTCGCTCACCAACGAGAACTCCATTTCGACCTTCGCCGCGGGCAGATGCGCCTTCCTGGTCTCCGGCCCATGGGCGATGACCGATGTGAAGAAGAGCGGCCTGAGCTACGACATCACCGCGGTCCCGGGTTTCGAGGGCGGCAAGCCTGCGACCCCGTTCGTCGGGGTGCACGCCTTCTACGTGGCTTCCAAGGGTAAGAACAAAGCCCTCGCCCAGGAGTTCGTGACCAACTATGTCACCAATCCGGACGTCGCCACGGCCCTCTACGAGGCCGATCCCCGCCCTCCGGCGCTGACCGCCGTCTTGGACACGGTCAAGGCCACCGATCCTGACGCCGCCAAGTTCATGGACGCGGGCAGGAAAGGTCTCCCGATGCCGGCCATTCCCGAGATGTCAGCCATCTGGATGACCTTCGGCATCGCCGAGAGCACCGTGATCAAGGGCGGCGACCCGGCCAAGGCCGCGGCCTCCGTGCAGAAGGCCATAGACAACTTGCTGAAGAACTGA
- a CDS encoding heavy metal translocating P-type ATPase, translating to MSPITDDRPPTGAVELSIGGMTCASCANRIERKLNKLDGVTATVNYATEKAKVTFAEGIDPHDLIAEVEKAGYRAELPTPPSVEGAPQEPHDELQSLRNRLITAVVLAVPVIAMAMIPPLQFTYWQWLSLTLAAPVVIYAGWPFHRATWTNLRHGAATMDTLISLGTIAALGWSLWALFLGSAGTPGMTHPFTFTIERTDGSGNIYLEAAAGVTAFILAGRYFEARSKRRAGAALRALLELGAKDVAVLRGGKEIRIPSDRLAAGDRFVVRPGEKIATDGVIEEGTSAVDASMLTGESVPVEVRPGDAVTGATVNAGGRLVVRATRVGADTQLAQMARLVEDAQTGKAQVQRLADRISGIFVPIVIALAVGTLGFWLGTGGGAGAAFTAAVAVLIIACPCALGLATPTALLVGTGRGAQLGILIKGPEVLESTRRIDTVVLDKTGTVTEGKMTLVETHVADGEDTDEVLRLAGALEHASEHPIAQAIARAAAERVGEPPTPEDFANVEGLGVQGVVDGHAVLVGRPRLLADWSQHLPADLERALTEAQAAGRTAVAVGWDGKARAVLVVADVVKPTSAEAIAQLRALGLTPVLLTGDNEAVARSVAAELGIDEVIAEVLPADKVDVVKRLQAEGRSVAMVGDGVNDAAALAQADLGLAMGTGTDAAIEASDLTLVRGDLRVAADAIRLSRRTLATIKGNLFWAFAYNVAALPLAALGLLNPMIAGAAMAFSSVFVVTNSLRLRGFK from the coding sequence ATGTCCCCTATCACCGATGACAGGCCGCCAACCGGCGCGGTCGAACTCTCGATCGGCGGCATGACCTGCGCGTCCTGCGCCAACCGGATCGAACGCAAACTCAACAAGCTCGACGGTGTCACCGCGACCGTGAACTACGCCACCGAGAAGGCCAAGGTCACCTTCGCCGAGGGCATCGACCCGCACGACCTCATCGCCGAGGTGGAGAAGGCGGGTTACCGCGCCGAACTGCCCACCCCGCCCAGCGTCGAAGGCGCGCCCCAGGAGCCTCACGACGAGCTCCAGTCGCTGCGCAACCGGTTGATCACCGCCGTGGTGCTCGCCGTACCGGTGATCGCGATGGCGATGATCCCGCCCCTGCAGTTCACCTACTGGCAGTGGCTGTCGCTCACCCTCGCCGCCCCCGTCGTGATCTACGCGGGCTGGCCGTTCCACAGGGCGACCTGGACCAACCTGCGCCACGGCGCCGCCACCATGGACACCCTGATCTCGCTCGGCACGATCGCCGCGCTGGGCTGGTCGCTGTGGGCGCTGTTCCTCGGCAGCGCGGGCACTCCCGGCATGACCCACCCGTTCACGTTCACCATCGAGCGCACCGACGGCTCGGGCAACATCTACCTGGAGGCCGCCGCCGGGGTCACGGCGTTCATCCTGGCAGGACGCTACTTCGAGGCCCGCTCCAAGCGCCGCGCCGGCGCCGCACTGCGCGCCCTGCTGGAACTCGGCGCCAAAGACGTCGCCGTACTGCGCGGCGGCAAGGAGATCCGCATCCCCAGTGATCGACTCGCGGCCGGGGACCGGTTCGTGGTCCGGCCGGGCGAGAAGATCGCCACCGACGGCGTGATCGAGGAAGGGACCTCCGCGGTCGACGCCTCCATGCTCACCGGCGAGTCCGTCCCGGTCGAGGTGCGACCCGGCGACGCGGTGACCGGCGCGACCGTGAACGCCGGAGGCCGCCTGGTCGTCCGCGCCACCCGCGTCGGCGCCGACACCCAGCTCGCCCAGATGGCCAGGCTGGTCGAAGACGCCCAGACCGGCAAGGCGCAGGTGCAGCGCCTCGCCGACCGCATCTCCGGGATCTTCGTCCCCATCGTCATCGCGCTGGCCGTCGGCACGCTCGGCTTCTGGCTCGGCACCGGCGGCGGCGCCGGCGCGGCCTTCACCGCGGCGGTGGCCGTGCTGATCATCGCCTGCCCCTGCGCCCTGGGCCTGGCCACACCGACCGCGCTGCTGGTGGGCACCGGCCGAGGCGCCCAGCTCGGCATCCTGATCAAGGGCCCCGAGGTGCTGGAGTCCACCCGCAGGATCGACACCGTGGTGCTCGACAAGACCGGCACCGTCACCGAGGGCAAGATGACGCTGGTCGAGACGCACGTGGCCGACGGCGAGGACACCGACGAGGTTCTCCGCCTGGCCGGTGCGCTGGAACACGCCTCCGAGCACCCCATCGCCCAGGCGATCGCCCGGGCCGCGGCCGAGCGGGTCGGCGAACCGCCCACGCCGGAGGACTTCGCCAACGTCGAAGGACTCGGCGTCCAGGGCGTCGTCGACGGGCACGCCGTGCTGGTGGGCCGCCCCCGGCTGCTGGCCGACTGGTCGCAGCACCTGCCCGCCGATCTCGAGCGGGCGCTCACCGAGGCTCAGGCGGCCGGCCGTACGGCTGTCGCGGTCGGCTGGGACGGCAAAGCGCGCGCGGTCCTGGTCGTGGCGGATGTGGTCAAGCCCACCTCCGCCGAGGCCATCGCTCAGCTACGTGCGCTGGGCTTGACCCCGGTGCTGCTCACCGGCGACAACGAGGCCGTCGCCCGGTCGGTCGCCGCCGAGCTGGGGATCGACGAGGTCATCGCCGAGGTACTGCCCGCGGACAAGGTCGACGTCGTCAAGCGCCTGCAGGCCGAGGGCAGGTCGGTGGCCATGGTCGGCGACGGCGTCAACGACGCCGCCGCGCTCGCCCAGGCCGATCTGGGCCTGGCCATGGGCACCGGCACCGACGCGGCCATCGAGGCCTCCGACCTCACCCTGGTCCGCGGCGACCTGCGGGTGGCCGCCGACGCCATCCGCCTGTCCCGCCGCACCCTGGCCACCATCAAGGGCAACCTGTTCTGGGCCTTCGCCTACAACGTGGCCGCTCTGCCACTGGCCGCGCTCGGCCTGCTCAACCCGATGATCGCCGGAGCCGCCATGGCGTTCTCCTCGGTCTTCGTGGTCACCAACAGCCTGCGCCTGCGCGGCTTCAAGTAA
- a CDS encoding sugar ABC transporter permease: protein MTRWFKQVGWRHLVVLVVVAFALFPILFVFSAAINPLGTLTSSQLLPTGASLDNFANLFGSVTYPFARWFFNSVFIALSASFASLLLSVLAAYAFSRMRFRGRRVGVLTLLLVQMFPQFLAIVAIFIIFTKVTELYPAFGFNGVWGLMLLYLGGALGGNTWLMKGFLDTIPKELDEAARVDGATHAQIFWRIILPLVTPILAVTGMLAFISTMSEFIIANVFLRDPESKTLAVGMFGMIAGDGRNANFGMFAAATLITAVPTVGVFLWLQKYIVCGLTSGAVKS, encoded by the coding sequence ATGACGCGCTGGTTCAAGCAGGTCGGCTGGCGCCATCTGGTGGTGCTCGTGGTGGTGGCGTTCGCGCTCTTCCCGATTCTGTTCGTGTTCTCGGCGGCGATCAACCCGCTGGGCACGCTCACCTCCTCGCAGCTACTGCCGACCGGGGCGAGTCTGGACAACTTCGCCAACCTGTTCGGTTCCGTCACCTATCCGTTCGCACGGTGGTTCTTCAACTCGGTCTTCATCGCGCTGTCCGCCTCGTTCGCGAGCCTGCTGCTGAGCGTGCTCGCGGCCTACGCCTTCAGCCGGATGCGTTTCCGGGGCCGCCGCGTGGGAGTGCTGACGCTGCTGCTGGTCCAGATGTTCCCGCAGTTCCTGGCAATCGTGGCGATCTTCATCATCTTCACGAAGGTCACCGAGCTCTACCCGGCCTTCGGCTTCAACGGGGTGTGGGGCCTCATGCTGCTCTACCTCGGCGGTGCGCTCGGCGGGAACACCTGGCTGATGAAGGGCTTCCTGGACACGATCCCGAAGGAACTCGACGAGGCTGCGAGGGTCGACGGCGCCACGCACGCGCAGATCTTCTGGCGGATCATCCTGCCGCTGGTGACGCCGATCCTCGCGGTCACCGGGATGCTCGCCTTCATCAGCACGATGAGCGAGTTCATCATCGCCAACGTCTTCCTGCGCGACCCGGAGAGCAAGACCCTCGCGGTGGGCATGTTCGGAATGATCGCCGGTGATGGGCGCAACGCCAACTTCGGCATGTTCGCGGCGGCCACGCTGATCACCGCGGTCCCCACGGTCGGGGTCTTCCTCTGGCTGCAGAAGTACATCGTCTGCGGTCTCACCTCCGGAGCGGTCAAGAGCTAG
- a CDS encoding ABC transporter permease subunit, with product MSRIAVLGVVSAILLYAGPPLIATGAWVALAVLGVVTGVIGYLYLSRRFIPAKYLVPGTIFLLVFQVFPIVYTMTTAFTNFGDGHRGDKQAAIAAIESDSVRQVPGSPDYGLTPALKGGKLVFLLTDTKIKQVQVGTADGLTPLPGAKIGISGKVAQAPGYTILTTPQAAERGPEISALSVPAPNGTIKANGLSRAFEGRAQKTYDAACDCVTDAETGRRWVADGSRGFFVDPSGRHLIQGWQVDVGFANFARVLTDPAISGYFLGVFAWNMVFALASVATSFVLGLGVALTLHHPRMRGTRIYRVALILPYAMPAFAMLLVWRDMFNRDFGLINHMLGLNLDWLGEPTTARFAVILVNLWLGFPYMFLVATGALQAIPRELTEAAGIDGASMVCTFRKVTLPLLLVALSPLLICSFAFNFNNFNAIQLTTQGGPFPADSPQVGATDLLITYTFRLAFGTGSAQFGFAAAISVFIFAFVALVSAITFRQTHRQEEVHA from the coding sequence GTGAGCCGGATCGCCGTGCTCGGCGTCGTGTCGGCGATCCTGCTTTATGCGGGGCCCCCGCTGATCGCCACGGGGGCCTGGGTCGCGCTCGCGGTTCTGGGCGTCGTCACCGGGGTAATCGGCTATCTCTATCTGAGCCGCCGGTTCATCCCGGCCAAGTATCTGGTGCCGGGCACGATCTTCCTGCTCGTCTTCCAGGTCTTCCCGATCGTCTACACGATGACCACGGCCTTCACCAACTTCGGCGACGGCCACCGCGGGGACAAGCAGGCCGCGATCGCGGCGATCGAATCCGACTCGGTACGGCAGGTGCCCGGCTCACCCGACTACGGCCTCACCCCCGCGCTCAAGGGCGGCAAACTGGTCTTCCTGCTGACCGACACCAAGATCAAGCAGGTCCAGGTCGGCACCGCCGACGGGCTCACCCCGCTCCCCGGTGCGAAGATCGGCATAAGCGGCAAGGTCGCGCAAGCTCCTGGCTACACGATCCTGACCACTCCGCAGGCGGCCGAACGCGGGCCGGAGATCTCCGCCCTCTCCGTCCCGGCCCCGAACGGCACCATCAAGGCCAATGGCCTGAGCCGGGCCTTCGAGGGCAGGGCTCAGAAGACCTACGACGCCGCGTGCGATTGCGTCACCGACGCCGAGACCGGCCGGCGCTGGGTCGCCGACGGGTCCAGGGGCTTCTTCGTTGATCCCTCGGGCCGGCACCTCATACAGGGCTGGCAGGTCGATGTCGGCTTCGCCAACTTCGCGCGAGTCCTCACCGACCCGGCTATCTCGGGCTACTTCCTCGGCGTCTTCGCATGGAACATGGTCTTCGCGCTGGCGTCCGTGGCCACCTCGTTCGTACTCGGATTGGGAGTGGCGCTCACGCTGCACCACCCGCGGATGCGGGGCACGAGGATCTACCGGGTCGCCCTGATCCTGCCGTACGCGATGCCGGCCTTCGCGATGCTGCTGGTCTGGCGGGACATGTTCAACCGCGACTTCGGCCTGATCAACCATATGCTCGGGCTGAACCTGGATTGGCTGGGCGAACCGACCACGGCCAGGTTCGCAGTCATCCTGGTCAACCTCTGGCTCGGTTTTCCCTACATGTTCCTGGTGGCCACCGGTGCGTTGCAGGCGATCCCCCGAGAGCTGACAGAGGCGGCCGGCATCGACGGCGCCTCAATGGTGTGCACCTTCCGCAAGGTGACGCTGCCGCTGCTGCTGGTGGCGCTCTCGCCGCTGCTGATCTGTTCTTTCGCGTTCAACTTCAACAATTTCAACGCGATTCAGCTCACCACCCAGGGCGGCCCGTTTCCGGCGGACAGCCCCCAGGTCGGCGCCACCGACCTGCTCATCACCTACACGTTCCGGCTGGCGTTCGGCACCGGTTCGGCCCAGTTCGGCTTCGCCGCCGCCATCTCGGTCTTCATCTTCGCGTTCGTGGCCCTCGTTTCGGCGATCACGTTCCGGCAGACCCACCGTCAGGAGGAGGTGCACGCATGA
- a CDS encoding heavy-metal-associated domain-containing protein: protein MTTTTYTVKGMTCGHCVGSVTEEVGEVPGVVGVKVDLAAGLVTVDSDGPLDGAAVTAAVEEAGYEVVAPS, encoded by the coding sequence ATGACCACCACCACATACACCGTCAAGGGCATGACCTGCGGCCACTGCGTCGGTTCGGTCACCGAAGAGGTCGGCGAGGTCCCCGGCGTCGTCGGCGTCAAGGTGGATCTGGCCGCCGGCCTGGTCACCGTTGACAGTGACGGCCCGCTCGACGGCGCGGCGGTCACGGCCGCGGTCGAGGAAGCCGGATACGAAGTGGTGGCCCCGTCGTGA
- a CDS encoding metal-sensitive transcriptional regulator, which yields MHGYADNKQDHLRRLRRIEGQVRGLQRMVEEDKYCIDILTQVSAANRALQSFALALLEEHMAHCVADATAKGGAEAEAKIKEASDAIARLVRS from the coding sequence ATGCACGGATACGCCGATAACAAGCAGGATCACCTCCGGCGGCTGCGCCGGATCGAGGGCCAGGTCCGCGGGCTGCAGCGGATGGTCGAAGAGGACAAGTACTGCATCGACATCCTCACCCAGGTGTCGGCGGCCAACCGCGCACTCCAGTCCTTCGCCCTGGCCTTGCTGGAAGAGCACATGGCGCACTGCGTGGCCGACGCCACCGCCAAGGGCGGCGCCGAGGCCGAGGCCAAGATCAAGGAAGCCTCCGACGCCATCGCCCGGCTGGTCCGTTCCTGA
- a CDS encoding DUF998 domain-containing protein — protein sequence MNASTKKLLVCGAIGGPLFVIAFLIEGVTRADYDPLRHPVSSPALGPSGWMQIADFLL from the coding sequence ATGAATGCATCGACGAAGAAGCTGCTCGTTTGCGGCGCGATCGGCGGCCCGCTGTTCGTCATCGCCTTCCTCATCGAGGGCGTCACCCGCGCCGACTACGACCCACTCCGTCATCCGGTCAGTTCACCGGCTCTGGGCCCGTCCGGGTGGATGCAGATCGCCGACTTCCTCCTCTAA
- a CDS encoding heavy-metal-associated domain-containing protein: MCTACACGTADTASAQVATSGGTVYQVSGMTCGHCVSSISAEIGKVDGVTGVQVDLAGGAVTVSGAGFSGEEIRTAVDQAGYAPADTSPVSPSQTEAGPLGG; encoded by the coding sequence ATGTGTACGGCATGCGCGTGCGGCACCGCGGACACCGCCTCCGCACAGGTTGCGACCAGCGGCGGGACCGTCTATCAGGTCAGTGGAATGACCTGCGGGCACTGCGTCTCCTCGATCTCCGCCGAGATCGGCAAGGTCGACGGCGTCACCGGCGTCCAGGTCGATCTGGCCGGCGGCGCGGTCACCGTCAGCGGAGCGGGATTCTCCGGCGAGGAGATCCGCACGGCGGTGGACCAGGCAGGTTACGCGCCGGCCGACACCTCGCCGGTCAGCCCCTCCCAGACGGAAGCCGGACCGCTCGGCGGATAG
- a CDS encoding lytic transglycosylase domain-containing protein, whose product MRLIHAVTAVPLVVVLAGCGGAADGSAASERPVPSASQAPSPQAGAADTPADAPAPDVRIPTDPVKLAGALKKTTAALDEAIDGWTKGSQERPPRDVVLFALHQQRIYRAMARSTALARGTIRRLPERPAAEARDNVTAVGKLLSLARPISAARRERMRLTEPPPAKRLRDFMVRAEKRFGVEWEVLAAIMLVETKFGRVRSASSAGAQGPMQFMPGTWRQYGLGGDVHDARDAVFGAANYLKASGAPRDYRRAVFAYNHDSRYVDAVLAHARQIKRDPRSFYAYYNWQVFVLSAEGDVRLTGPR is encoded by the coding sequence ATGAGGTTGATCCACGCCGTGACCGCAGTGCCGCTCGTAGTCGTCCTCGCGGGATGCGGTGGTGCGGCGGACGGATCGGCGGCATCGGAGCGGCCCGTCCCGAGCGCTTCCCAAGCACCTTCCCCGCAGGCGGGGGCCGCGGATACGCCCGCGGACGCGCCCGCGCCTGATGTCCGCATCCCCACCGACCCCGTGAAACTGGCCGGCGCCCTGAAAAAGACGACCGCCGCGCTGGATGAGGCGATCGACGGCTGGACCAAGGGATCGCAGGAGCGGCCGCCGCGGGACGTCGTGCTGTTCGCGCTCCATCAGCAGCGCATCTACCGGGCGATGGCCCGCAGCACGGCGCTGGCCCGGGGGACCATCAGGCGGTTGCCCGAACGGCCGGCCGCCGAGGCGCGCGACAATGTCACCGCCGTCGGGAAGCTGTTGTCCCTGGCCCGGCCGATCAGCGCGGCGCGGCGCGAGCGGATGCGCTTGACGGAACCGCCCCCTGCCAAGCGGCTGCGTGACTTCATGGTGCGCGCCGAGAAGCGGTTCGGCGTCGAGTGGGAGGTTCTCGCAGCGATCATGCTCGTGGAGACGAAGTTCGGCCGGGTCAGGTCGGCGAGCTCCGCCGGGGCGCAGGGGCCCATGCAGTTCATGCCGGGCACGTGGCGGCAGTACGGACTGGGCGGGGACGTCCACGACGCGCGCGACGCTGTGTTCGGCGCGGCCAACTACCTCAAGGCGTCGGGGGCACCCCGGGACTACCGTCGTGCGGTGTTCGCCTACAACCACGACAGCCGGTACGTCGACGCCGTCCTGGCGCACGCCCGCCAGATCAAGCGCGATCCCCGCAGCTTCTACGCCTACTACAACTGGCAGGTCTTCGTCCTGTCCGCGGAGGGCGACGTCCGTCTCACCGGCCCCCGCTGA
- a CDS encoding alpha-amylase family glycosyl hydrolase encodes MGGRIPSIGDPVDAPNSIAETTLRPRPKHDYWPSPDDWRDEVFYSLIIDRFQPGADCVIVGDSRSGDSRHGGDLAGLAGRLEYLEELKVTTVLLSPVTVTAPGTYHGYAPVHLLEVDPHLGRLSDLVDLVARAHERGMRIILDLVVNHAGPIFEYADGNEWKKEGRRGVIARWNSFNPTELARAEHFTRRGVIEDWSSPEQAAFGDFPPNFRRFATERPETQRLLIHIACWWLKETDADGFRVDAIRHLDRGFLCNLANEVKRYAISLGKNNLLILGEHSTGNCFDIADDFRTGINSAYNYPEYRRQNWALHGSSPTGDLEDSFRIASHALGPALGNVVRFIDNHDVYRFLRVGEPEGLLRMALAFLMFSIGIPLVYYGTEQGFRQSTNRLEPESSAHRASPQNREDMFAEGQYKSESSAGDNFATMSGTFQWIRRLAEIRGRFVALRRGEQWVRWSDPEGPGLFAFSRIHGSQEVLVVLNSAATARQADINVDCRLVRPGDRLVDVLDLSCSVEAYRPEEGGSKVLVWVPAYGARAFTIT; translated from the coding sequence GTGGGTGGAAGAATTCCCTCGATCGGGGATCCGGTTGATGCGCCGAACTCCATAGCCGAGACCACGTTGCGGCCGCGTCCGAAACACGATTACTGGCCATCGCCAGATGATTGGCGTGACGAGGTTTTCTACTCGCTGATAATCGACCGGTTCCAGCCGGGGGCTGATTGCGTCATCGTAGGCGATTCGCGCTCCGGAGACTCCAGGCACGGCGGGGATCTCGCGGGTTTGGCCGGCCGTCTCGAATACCTGGAGGAACTCAAGGTGACAACGGTCCTCCTGTCTCCGGTCACGGTGACCGCGCCTGGCACGTACCACGGGTATGCGCCTGTCCACCTGCTGGAGGTCGACCCACATCTGGGCAGGCTATCCGATCTGGTGGATCTGGTTGCTCGGGCGCATGAGCGCGGAATGCGGATAATTCTGGATCTGGTGGTCAATCACGCTGGCCCGATCTTCGAATACGCCGACGGGAACGAGTGGAAGAAGGAAGGCCGGCGCGGGGTCATCGCGCGATGGAATAGCTTCAATCCGACCGAGCTGGCGAGGGCCGAGCATTTCACCCGTCGGGGCGTGATCGAGGACTGGAGCAGTCCCGAGCAGGCTGCTTTCGGTGATTTTCCGCCGAATTTTCGGCGGTTTGCCACCGAGCGGCCGGAAACTCAGCGACTTCTCATCCACATCGCCTGCTGGTGGTTGAAGGAGACTGATGCCGACGGTTTCAGGGTCGATGCGATCCGTCACTTGGACAGGGGCTTCCTCTGTAATCTGGCAAATGAAGTCAAAAGATACGCGATTAGTCTGGGCAAGAATAATCTGTTGATCCTCGGCGAGCACTCCACGGGGAATTGCTTCGATATCGCCGATGATTTTCGCACCGGGATCAACAGCGCATACAATTATCCCGAGTATCGGCGGCAGAACTGGGCGCTCCACGGAAGTTCACCGACAGGGGATCTCGAGGACAGCTTTCGAATCGCTTCACATGCCCTTGGTCCGGCACTGGGAAATGTTGTCCGATTCATTGACAATCATGACGTTTATCGTTTCCTCCGGGTCGGAGAGCCGGAGGGCCTGCTCAGGATGGCTCTCGCCTTCCTGATGTTTTCCATCGGTATTCCTCTCGTCTACTACGGAACCGAACAGGGTTTTCGGCAGTCGACGAACCGTCTTGAGCCCGAGTCCTCGGCGCATCGAGCGTCTCCACAGAACCGGGAGGACATGTTCGCTGAGGGGCAGTACAAGTCGGAGAGCTCAGCCGGCGACAACTTCGCCACGATGTCGGGCACCTTCCAGTGGATTCGCAGGCTGGCGGAGATCCGAGGTCGGTTCGTGGCGCTGCGCAGAGGTGAGCAGTGGGTTCGATGGTCGGATCCCGAAGGGCCCGGCCTGTTCGCCTTCAGCCGTATCCATGGCTCTCAAGAGGTGCTTGTGGTTCTGAACAGTGCTGCCACCGCCCGCCAGGCGGACATCAACGTGGATTGCCGGCTCGTCCGACCAGGCGATCGGCTGGTGGACGTTCTGGATCTCAGCTGCTCAGTAGAGGCTTATCGACCTGAAGAGGGCGGTTCGAAGGTGCTTGTCTGGGTGCCTGCCTACGGTGCTCGAGCGTTCACCATCACTTAG
- a CDS encoding YkvA family protein, protein MWWDIALGTGIAIALVAGWLLLITALVVVRPEAGLLKEALRILPDLLRLLRRLATDTSLPRGVRIRLGLLMAYLAMPFDLIPDFIPVLGYADDAIIVTVALRAVVRRAGLEAVRGHRPGTPAGFAALCRLTGLNP, encoded by the coding sequence ATGTGGTGGGACATCGCACTCGGCACGGGCATCGCAATCGCACTGGTGGCCGGCTGGCTGCTGCTGATCACAGCCCTGGTCGTCGTCCGGCCCGAAGCCGGGCTGTTGAAGGAGGCCCTGCGGATCCTGCCGGACCTGCTGCGGCTGCTACGCCGGCTGGCCACCGACACGAGCCTGCCCCGCGGCGTGCGGATCCGGCTCGGCCTGCTGATGGCCTACCTGGCGATGCCCTTCGACCTGATCCCCGACTTCATTCCGGTGCTGGGCTACGCCGACGACGCCATCATCGTCACCGTCGCCCTGCGCGCCGTGGTGCGACGAGCCGGGCTGGAGGCGGTGCGCGGCCACCGGCCCGGCACTCCCGCGGGGTTCGCCGCACTGTGCCGCCTCACCGGCCTGAACCCGTGA
- a CDS encoding dsRBD fold-containing protein, which produces MIGKRWNVTIDITEHGDDTHARAALAVPAVVSVSGAGHARRGPDDRLVPEIGDEPAAARALARLGQGADQKIVSREEGDRSRQHELTVTSLST; this is translated from the coding sequence ATGATCGGCAAGCGCTGGAATGTCACCATCGACATCACCGAACACGGTGATGACACTCATGCCCGTGCCGCACTGGCCGTTCCGGCCGTGGTCAGCGTTTCGGGCGCGGGACATGCTCGCCGCGGTCCGGACGACCGGCTCGTTCCCGAGATCGGCGACGAACCGGCCGCCGCACGCGCCCTCGCCAGGCTCGGCCAAGGAGCTGATCAGAAGATCGTTTCTCGGGAAGAAGGCGATCGTTCGCGTCAACATGAGTTGACGGTGACCTCTCTGTCAACCTAA
- a CDS encoding ArsR/SmtB family transcription factor has protein sequence MHTSLPDFDMPNEEQVHLAAESFRLLSDPTRIKVLWALLQGESSVACLAELADAAPAAVSQHLAKLRLAGLVKGRREGTFVYYTAVDDHVRPLLAQALRHADHIDRGLPHQHHGTPAGDAAGHPAVEAAPGTSA, from the coding sequence ATGCACACGTCGCTGCCGGACTTCGACATGCCCAACGAGGAACAGGTGCATCTGGCCGCCGAATCCTTCCGGCTGCTGTCCGACCCCACCCGCATCAAGGTCCTGTGGGCGCTGCTGCAAGGCGAGTCCTCCGTCGCCTGCCTGGCCGAACTGGCCGACGCCGCCCCCGCCGCCGTCAGCCAGCACCTGGCCAAGCTCCGCCTGGCCGGCCTGGTCAAAGGCCGCCGCGAAGGCACCTTCGTCTACTACACCGCGGTGGACGACCACGTGCGCCCCCTGCTGGCCCAGGCTCTGCGCCACGCCGACCACATCGACCGCGGCCTGCCCCATCAGCACCACGGCACCCCTGCGGGCGACGCCGCCGGCCACCCCGCCGTCGAGGCCGCACCCGGCACCTCCGCCTGA